The Physeter macrocephalus isolate SW-GA unplaced genomic scaffold, ASM283717v5 random_66, whole genome shotgun sequence DNA window TTACGATGGTGCACAAGCAGTACTCGTTCAGTAGAAaatgtactttgaattttgaattttcatcttCTCCTGGGCTAGCGATATTGGGTCTGATACTCTCTCGTGATGCTGTGTAGTGGCAGCGAGGTGCAGCTCCCCTTGAACCATATGACCACATCACATCAAGGGGAAACAACCGATACATTTACACCCATTCTGTCTTTCACTTTCaatacagtattcaataaattagaTGAGATAATCAACATTTAATTATCAAATAGGCTTTGTATTAGGTGATTTTGCCCAACTTCAGGCCAATGTTAGTGtactgagcacgtttaaggtaggctaggctaaacCTAGTTAACAGTAGGTTacatgtattaaatgcattttcaacttaggACATTTTCAGCTTACcatgggtttatcaggatgtaaccccaCCGTAGGTCGAGGAAGATCTATATAGAGAAATGGGGTAGAGGGGATGCAGATGTGAGGTCAAGAGAGGTTTCTtggttttgttgtggtttttttctgaGATGCAAAAAATTATGTCTCAACACTGATTGGAATGAACCagaagagagggggaaatggCCCAAGTGAAGTCCTTGAGCAGGTGAGAGGCAGGAGATCTGGTGTATGAGTGGAAGGGAAGCACAGGGAGGAGCAAATGGCGTTCATCCAAGGTAGCAGGAGGGAGGGTAAAAATGAGGCACAGACCCAGGGATTGGGTAGAGGAGGTGTTGAGAGTCTGCAGAAATTCTCTTTTGATCACTTCTATCTTCTCAGTGAGGTAGGAAGCGAGGTCAAGAGCTGAGGGAGGGTTGGGGGAAGAGCTGTCAGGTattgaggagggaggagaaggtaAGAAATTGTCTATAGGACCATGCGAGAGTGACAggactgggtcatatggtaggatCTCGAGACAGTGCAAAGGGTCccctggaggagggtgggtgtGACATTAAAGTGAGACCagtcagcagggctgtgtgtcTTTCTCCAGCTTCTGCCAACTGTGTGGGTGCAAGTGCAGAGTTGGATTAACCAGGGTGTGGTTTTGCCAGGTGAGTGCAATTTAACAAGAAAGGAGCAAGGGGGTTGAGGGCGTATGCAAGGAAGTAATTATAATTATGGTCCACAGAACGTAAGCTGGTTAAGGAGGAAAGTCAGGACATGAGGGAGGCGAGGAACAGTAGGGGAAAAGGTGGGAAGATCAGTGGATTGAAGTGTTGGTAGATCCAGAACTGATGGAGTCAGGGTTCTAGAGGGAGTGGGCAGAAGACACAGGAGGTGGTGTCAGGAGGATGGGATACTTGATATTGAAATTACTCAGGGTAGGGGCATAATTGTTGGTAATGACAAGGTCTAGGAAATCACCTTGGCCATGAGGGACTGAGGCAGGGTGGAGGACAAGAACCATGGGAGGAGGGAATGGGTGTTCTCCATAGGGGAGGATTATCTGTGTGTAATTGAACAAACCAAGTCATCCTCAGGGGCAGGACCCTGGGTAGGCCATGGGCCTGGGATTCAGCCAGACCTGGATATGAAGCACCACTCGCCAATTCATGCTCAAATTAATtagtttctctgagcctcagttttctctcgTGCAAAGTGAAAGATGACTCCTATGTCAAAAGATTCTGTTCTGAAAATTGAATGAGAAACTGTGTGGAAAGCACCTGGTGTGGGTCTAGGAACAATGCACTCAATAATGTGGGCTGATCCCAGGATGTTGCTGCCTCGGGCCCCAGAGCTGAGGGGCCAATGTAGGGACCAAGACTCTCCTGGgactccttctcccttcccaccaCCTTAAATCATAGAAGGTGTGAATGGAAGAGTGTGACTCCTAtttctctcccattttacagaataggaaactgaggcccagataggGAAAGTGTGTCACTATGACTCAATTATTATACAGAGTAAGttcccttttaaaatcagttgGAGTCAGAATTAAGATGGGAAATTTGTACAGGGGGGAAAAGGctcatatataaaatttgaatgcCAGTTGGACTCTTCAGGATGTACTTCAGCTGTCATTATCCCCTCCATTCATTGGAACAATTAAAAGTTggtcttggtgaaaatgaaaaaccctATGAGTTTACCCCTACTcttgtcttctctctcctcttcctacaTCCCCAAGTCACATCCCCCCCAACACTAAAGTTCAGGTCCTGTGATTGGTCAAACATTGGACCAATTAGCTTTGGAAATAGAAGTGTCAACAGAAGGGTGATTCACAGTGCATGAATTTGCTAATTGCTCTTCCTAgcccaggcagaaggaaggggagaggaaaagagatcTCTAAGTTTCTTTCCTTAGAGAACTTAATTCAAGTGTATGGGGTGGGCACAGCACCAGCCCACACCACAAGGCGCTGCCCCTGTGTAGTTCCAGCCCTAGCCAGTCTCCTTGGGGTAAATCCCTTCTGCTTTCTGGaccccagtttccccatctacaaaGTGGGAAGAGAGTAAACAAAATGATTGTCAAAGGGCCTCTCAGCTAAAGCCTTCAGAGTTCTAGGAATATGTAGCTTGGTACCTTCTCTGCTGCTCTGGCTGTCCAGGGACAAGCATGGGGAGATAGGGCAGAAGTGGATCCAGCAGACACAATGGAAATGTCACCTCCTGAGGGAGGACTTCCATGATTACACCATCTAATGATGTATATTGATCACTCTagttctcttcccctctcttgCTATATATTTTTCACACTCACATATACCTGTGACTGCTCTCTCTTCCATTtccgttttttaaaattatttatttgttatttatttatttatttaggctgtgccaggtcttagttgcggcatgcgggatctttagttgcggcatgcgaactcttagttgtggcatgcatgcaggatctagctccccaaccagggatcaaacccagtccccctgcattTGGAGGgcgcagtcttacccactggaccaccagggaagtccctgttttattttctttttagcactaTTCAAAATGTCTTATTTACTTACTTGACTATTGTCTTACTACACTTGAATGTCAGTTCGAGAAGGGCAGGGACCTTGCCTATCATATCCCAGGGCCTAGCCCAGcccctggtacacagtaggtacttaGTATATCTGTGTtggttgatgaatgaataaatgaatggatctTGTGGGTCCATTCATCCAGGGTTATGCCAAGCAGGACTCTGTGATCTGTGCCAACTCTTTTAAGAAGAGCAGGGAATtagggctctggagtcaggagacctgggttcaagtctcacATTGCCAATTAGTAGTTGTATGACCTTAGGCATGTCACTTGACCGCTCTAAACCTtaggttcttcatctgtaagttgAGGATAATGATGCCACTTCTTGAGATGTATTTTTAGGAATTAGAGATCACGTATATAAAGTATCTGGTGCATAGTAGGTTATccagtaaatgttagtttcctttcttttccttcctctgctgggGCATGGAAGTGATAGGTCAAGGGTTTGGAGACTCTGGGTTTGGTTGAAGTATATTTCTTATCTATTTCTTGTCTTTCAAGAGAAGGTAAAACAAAATAGCAAGCAACTGCGCTGAGGACAGTACAAGAGACTTGCCCGGAAGTCACAAAGCCAGGCAGTGGAGCAAATAGCAGGTCCCCACCCTGGGGGCCAGAGGAAGTCCCTGAACCCAGataagatggagggagggagggagggagggaggggacaaggGCAGGATCTTGCTTGGGCTGGCCTCCAGACAGAGGAAGCAGCTGCTCTAGTCTGAGAGTCAGGCTCCTGGAATCTAGTCCTAGGTCTGTCTGAGACAACCTGGTGACCTTGGAATGTAGTTTACCATTTCTAGGTTTTGGTTTCTCTGTCTGTACATTGGACACATTGCTCCTCGCCCAGCCTACCTTATGGAATGGGGGTGTTAGGAGAATGATATTTAATTAATTGTTAGAAGAATGatgtttaatttaaaagagaatattGCAGAGATGAATCAGActcaatttctaaaattttgccacaagcacatatatttaaaataagaaaagaaggttaaaagtaacaacaataataagcCTCATCCCACTAGGCTCTGTAAAGTGcgagagaaaaaaacacataaacgTATTATTTCAATAGAACATACGAAAATGTTTTGCCAACTATAAATAATcaaatcaaaattttttaaaaatttattgagccccttctctggagcagatgaggaaactggcttagagaggtttagtgacttgcccaaggtcacacaggaccCGAGACAGGTAAGAGGCTGGCAGGAAAGACTTCCACCAGCTGCCCAGGAAGCTCCTGCCAGAAGACCAACACCCCAGTTCCAGCTTCCCTCCAACCTCCAGCCCCGTGAAGGCCCTGGGTCTGCTCAagtgtagtggaaagagcatgcGCCCACAGATTCTATAGCGCAGATTCAGCACCAGGGCCCCATctcacctgctgtgtgaccttgagagagTCAGGCCCCTTCTCTGAGCAGGTTTCCTCACCCCTAAACCAAAACATTAACGCTGGCCAGGCAGTGATGTACTCAAGAgagtacatttaaaaagtattatgcttccctggtggcgcagtggttaagaatccgcctgccagtgcaggggacatgggttcgagccctggtccgggaagatcccacatgtcgtggggcaactaagtccgtgcaccacaactactgagcctgtgctctagaccccgcgagccacaactactgaagtcactgcaatgagaagcccgcgtaccgcaacgaagacctacgcagccaaaaataaataaattaaataaataaaaaaagttttaaaagactctatttccatataaagtcacattaaaaaaaaaagtatctaccACGGTATACAAGTTGTTACCTTTTCTCAACTCTGGAAGATTGCCGGAGAGCAGGAGGAGCACTGTGGAGTTGAACAAGTGGCACAGTCTCTCTGGGCTTCTGAAAATAGCGTATGACCAGTACCAGGCCGGGTGATTTCGAAATTCCTtccagcgggggtgggggtggggtgggggggaatcttAGTGGTCCGCTACAAACTCCACAGGTCACTTCCCTCACGTCTGCCCCTGGAGGGCGCAGTCCCTTTAAATCCAGGCCCTGCCTTCCGCCCGGGCCAATCACCGAGAACAGAAGTTCTTTAAGGACCAAAGGAGGGAATTCTGCCGGAGAaggagggcggggcaggggcgTGCCTTCCAGCCAATCGGAATCTTCCTGGCGACCAGTGACTCACGTGCAAAGCTCTGATGACCAATGGTAGGAGCGTTGAGAGGCGGGGGCGGGGTTCCCCCTGTGTGACAGCAGCCGGGACCAATGGGCGTGTCGCCCGCGGCCTATAAGAGTAGGCTGGGCCCCAGGCCACAGGCTTTAGGGGCGGTAGGTCGTTGCCGTCGGAGGTGTGTCCTGGGTTTGCCTCGCCGTCGCTGCCGTCCGGCCCCGCGCCCTCCGCGTTGGCCCCGGCCCAGCCGCTCTCCCTGCTCTCTTCCCCTTAACCGCCCCCCGGTTTCTGCCGTCGGGGCCCCGGGGCCGGGCTAATGATGCCTTCGGAAAGCGGAGCGGAGAGCCCGGACCGAGCGGCTGAACAGGTGGAGACCGCTGCGGCCTCGGCGGTGGCTACGGCCGCCCCGGCAGGCGGCGGCCCCGACCCGGAGGCCGCCTCGGCTTCCCTCGGACGGCACCTGAGCGGGCTGAGTTGGCCGCAGGTGAAGCGGCTGGATGCGCTCCTGAGCGAACCGATTCCCATTCATGGGCGCGGCAACTTCCCCACGCTGAGCGTGCAGCCCCGGCAGATCGTGCAGGTGAGAGGCGCTGGGCGGGGATATGGGGCTGAGGCTCTCGTGGCTGGGAGGCTCCCGGAGTCTGTTCAATTTGCTGGAAAGCTAagaaaacaaggctcagagaaggacAGGGGCTGTAACAAAATCGCACGACATTGATGGTAGTCCATACCCTCCTCCCCCTGCACCTTATACTCTCTCCCCACTTGACTTTCCCGTCCCCCGCCCCTTAAGGAGCCCCAATTCCGCTCGGACCATTCACCTAGGCCCTGGCTGGGAGAGGGGCGGGAAATGGGGGGGGGGACCTGGCCGTGGAGGAAAAACAACCCCGCCTGCAGGGACAACAGATGCCAGGCAGCCCTGGGTGGGTAGATGTACATGCTTGAGTCCAAAATAGTTCTTTTCATCTCTAAATCGTCATCCCTGGGTCTCACCCTCTACCTCTTCCCTCTCGCAAGGTTCTAGGAGCAGACTCTGTCCTGTGTTCCCACAGCGCATGGCTCAAGAGCCCCCTCGCTAGGTGGGAAAGCTGAGAAATTCCAGCAAGGACTCCCTCCCTCTCAAGTAGGGTTGTGGCAGGAGGAGATTAAGCACCAGGCCAGACCTGATGCCTGCATGCTGGAGGGCAACATCAGGTGTCCAGTTTAGgagtttctctccctccccaagaTTGGAAATGAGGGCCGAGTCTCTGGCCCCAAGCCCCACCTCTCTCCTGAGGAGCAGAAGAGAATTCTGGCGACTCCTCTCCTCTTCCACAGACTCCCTCCTCCCTTTACCTGACTCTCAACAACCCTAAAATTGCTCTTTCACCTGTTAGCCCAGGCACTGTCATGCCCTGAAATACCAGAAGATGGTAATTATTGTATGCATTTTATagctggggaagctgaggccccaAGAGGGGCAGCGAGCTGCCTAAGATTACCTAGAGGGGAAAATCAAACCCAGAGAATCTTGGGTCTTCCCAGGAGCCGGTTACTGCAGGTTCAAGGTTTTCCCACCTCTTCCCCAGTTCCCAAGACTCAACTTCTAGGTGTTAGCAGATAGAAGAAACCAGAAAATCTAGCCACAATTCCTGCATATTCCTGCCACAAGATGGACTTTCTTTCTGGGGAGGTGAACCATACAAGCCAGGTGAAGCAGGCCACCCCCCTGCTCCTGCCTTAGCTTCCACAGAGGGGGAGTGGTGCCTGCTGGGGGATTACCTCGCCCTCCCTCCCAAGgaatgggagggggtggggaaagatTCCCCAGGGCTGACTCATCAGTGGTGCTCACCGAGGCATTTCTTGGCTGCCCCACTGTCATGGGGTAATTAGGAAACCAGTTGAGGCTTTTCTCCCCTTGACAGTCAGGTCAACCTCGGGGCCCCAAATGCTGTATCTCTAGAACTATTGTCCCAGGCATGAGCCCAGTGTGGCAGTTCACCTCTGCACCATGCAGTGCCCTGGAGGGGAAGTCCCTGCCCCTATCAGTATGGTCCAAACTGCCTTTACTggtgtctgctctgtgccaggccctgttcagGACACTAGGAGCATAGATGTGACTGGgacccagcctccctgccttccAGCCAGGTGGGGGAGACTGCAGGTCAATAGGAGCTGACTCTACAATGTGATAATAGTCCAAAGTACTACTATCCTAGACTAGGGTCAGAAATATCACAAAACCAGGGAGCTGCCggctgtggtggggagggggaagtggcgACTTCAGAGTTGGACTGGGAGGTTGGACATCTGTCTTCAGGGCCTGGACAGTTGTCAATTCCCTTTGCTGGGCCCAGTGTCCCTATTTGTTCAATGGGTTGAACTGCTCTCCAATGCCCCTTCTGCTTCCAGAATCCAAAAGAAACAGGTGCCTTCACCTGGTGTGAAGAAAGTCCATCTCCTGGCAGGAATCTGCAGCCGGCAGCTTCACAAactatggggatatgtgtatgtgtgtgagtgtggtttgtgtgtgtggcaggggggtggaggtactggttgtgtgtgtatgtgtgtggtgggaGGTGCTGGTTGTTGATTTTGGGCTTCTCACTAGTGCTGAGTTGTCCGATGGTTCAAGAATTGGAagctttctccctctctgcccccacaAGGTTTTCCTACAGCAGTGATCTGGGCAGTTAGAGATGCTATTCTTGCTTGTCCCTGGGCTAGAGGGACCCACTCTCCTGTAGGAGGCCCCCTGCTCATAGGTCTAGGAGGACTGGTTTTAATTAAGTTCAgccacttattggctgtgtgaccctaaACAAGTCCTTTGCCCTCTCTGGGTCCAGAGGATTGAATTAGACTCTGATCTCTCCAGCTGCAGCTAGAGGGCCTGCATCAAGTGGCTCTGGATTCAAGTTTTGCAAGCCTGCTGGCTGACACCACCTATGGCCTCCCTGCAGGTCTCAGCAGCAGCCTGGGAGCAGAGTGGTTTGGGGGAGGGCCTTGGCACAGAAGAAAGGAAGGTGCAGCCACTGCCCCCTCCATGGCTGGAAAGTCTGATTCAGGAGGCTCCAAGCTGCCCTGCAGTCCTTGGGTGTGGCGGTATCTGGGGACTGCCTGCCAAGCTGGCTGTAGTCACACCTGGGAAAGAGACAACAGtcgctggctggctggctgacaCGGCCGGCCCCACGGCCTGACACAGGCGATTTAACAAGGGTACTCCTACCTACTCACCAGGCCAGATGCCATGCCCTAGGGTGGGCATCAGCCTGGGAGCAGGAGCTGGCACTGAGTAAGGCCCAGTCAGCTCTAATGGAATTTGGAGAGGGGGCTGGTCTACTCTGCAGGTCTGCCAGTGTCCTTAGGACAAAGTTTTTGGCCCAGTTCTCCCCTTGGCCTACATGGCACAGCTGCCAGCTGCCAGAGTGTGGGTTAGAAGTCCCAcaggctaggggcttccctggtggcgcagtggttgagagtccgcctgccgatgcaggggacacgggttcgtgccccggtccgggaggatcccacatgccgcggagcggctgggcccNNNNNNNNNNNNNNNNNNNNNNNNNNNNNNNNNNNNNNNNNNNNNNNNNNNNNNNNNNNNNNNNNNNNNNNNNNNNNNNNNNNNNNNNNNNNNNNNNNNNNNNNNNNcctgtgcgtccggagcctgtgctccgcaacgggagaggccacgacagtgagaggcccgcgtaacaccaaaaaaaaaaaaaaaaaaacaaaaaaaagtaagtaaaaaaaaaaaagaagccccaCGGGCTGGACTGCAACAACTGGCCCCTTACTTGCAGCCTCCCCCGTCTGCCTGGCCAGGcttccccaacccccaccctCCTGCTCCCTAGCTACTCTGGCCCTGGGCTTCAGTGATTGGAGGGTTGCCCTCACTTGGAAATTTTGAAAGGGAGAGAGGATTAGAACCCTACTTTCTGGCCTCCGCTCCTTCCAAACCCTGGGTTGGTAATGTGGTAGAAAGAAgataggctttggagtcagccaTACCTGTATCACCTctgggtgatcttgggcaggtAACTTCactcctcagtttccccatatataACTTGGAGATTTTAAAGATCTATTCCCCATAGATTCTGGTAAGAAGGTCCGATGCCTGGCACCCAATAGGTGCCGAGCCAATattcccttcccctgccccagctgcCTGGCCCCGCAGGTCCCTGATGGCCAGATGTTTCCCCGCCATAGCCATGATAATACCTTCCCCTAGTCAGGGTCCTCCTCCTGGAAGCTTTCTGGAGGGAGCCGCCCGCCTCAGATTGCCCCACTGCAGCTTGCCTCCTCAGCACTTACGGGCATTCTTTGTAGTAATTCCCTGGGAGGCCAGAAGAGCAGCCCCGGGTCTGGAGCTGACTTGGCAGCCAGGCGGAGTTGCAGAATCGCTCAGGGTAGGAATGCTGCCTGGTCACTTTTGGTGTGTGAAGTACTCTGGGCTGCTGAGAAAACTGAATGTCCGGGTCCAGGAATTTTGACCCATCCCCTCACCCAACAGCAGAAAGAGTTTGGGTTTCAACTTCCAGCCCTGCCGTTTTTGAATGgcttcctctctgagccttaagTGTTTTACCActataagcctcagtttccttatctgtaaaattagtCTAATATTTACCTCACTGTGTCCTTGTAAAGATAAATGAATGTGTCATAGTCAAAAGAGCACGCATGGACTTGAGAATCCAACTGTCCTGTGTTCTAGTCTCAGCCCAACTACTCTCTGACTTTGGacatgacctctctgtgcctcaggtccCCCATCTGTAAATTGGAGTAATAATACTCAAACAGGATTATTGTGAGCATTAATGTAGTAATGCATGTGAACGGCCAATTACATTCCCAACACATTTGAGCAGTTTGCATCATGTCTGGCACAAAACGAAGTGTTTTACTTGCAGTTTTAGAGAGGTGGAATTGCATACTGGTTAAGACATGAACTCTGAGTTTAGTTCCCAGCTCTGcattcaccagctgtgtgactttgggcaagttacttggcccctctgtgcttccatttccccatctgtagagtGGGAGTAATAATACCCACCTCACAGAGTCACTGTAAGATTTACGTGAGTTTATATCCTAATGTATAAAGTGCTTAGATCAGGACCTGGCATTTAGTAAATTCTATGCGCGTATGTGCTATCATTATTGCTGAGTCATTCCTCCAAACGGGCCACTCTCTAGATTAGGAAATAGAGGCTTAGGCTTAGAGAATTAAATGATTTTCCAAAGGCACAACAGCTGATAAGTGGTCAACAGTGGTTGATGTCGCTGTGATTATTACGTGGAAGCCCATAGCGGACCCCAGGGGCCCAGGTCGCTGATACCTCTCCCTCCTGCTATCCCCTCTGCAGGTTGTCCGCAACAGCCTGGAGGAGCAGGGACTGCGCGTGCACGGTGTGCGGCTGCACGGCTCGGCCGCCAGCCACGTGCTGCACCCCGAGAGTGGCCTGGGCTACAAGGACCTGGACCTGGTGTTCCGCGTGGACCTGCACAGCGAGGCGTCTTTCCAGCTGACCAAAGAGGTGGTGCTGGCCTGCCTGCTGGACTTCCTGCCAGCCGGCGTGAGCCGGGCCAAGATCACACCCCTAACACTTAAGGAGGCTTATGTGCAGAAGCTGGTGAAAGTGTGCACAGACACGGACCGCTGGAGCCTCATCTCGTTGTCCAACAAGAGCGGTAAGAATGTGGAGCTCAAGTTTGTGGATTCGGTCAGGCGCCAATTCGAGTTTAGCGTAGACTCCTTCCAGATCCTCCTGGACTCCCTGCTGCTCTTCAGCCAGTGCTCCTCCACGCCCATGTCCGAGGCCTTCCACCCCACGGTGACAGGCGAGAGCCTGTACGGGGACTTCGCCGAGGCCCTGGACCACCTGCGGCACCGTGTCATCGCCACACGCAGTCCCGAAGAGATCCGAGGGGGCGGCCTCCTCAAGTACTGCCACCTGCTGGTGCGGGGCTTACGGCCGCGGCCCAGCACCGATGTGAGCGCCCTGCAGCGCTACATGTGCTCCCGCTTCTTCATCGACTTCCCGGACCTGGCGGAGCAGCAGCGCATGCTGGAGCGCTACCTCGAGGCCCACTTCAGCGGGGCCGACTCGGCGCGCCGCTACGCCTGCCTGGTGACGCTGCACCGGGTGGTCAACGAGAGCACAGTGTGCCTCATGAGCCACGAGCGCCGCCAGACGCTGGACCTCATCGCCACGCTGGCGCTCCAGGCGCTGGCCGAGCAGGGCCCGGTGGCTGCAGCCTCCCTGGCCTGGCGCTCCCCAGTCCCTGATGGGGTCCTGCCCGCCACTGTCAATTACTACGTGACCCCCGTGCAGCCTCTGCTGTCCCGGGCCCACGCCTCCTATCCCACCTGGCTGCCTTGCAACTGACTCAGACCCTGGCCAGAAAGGACTAGGCCTCTGCAGGTGGAGTGGGGCCTCCAGAAGTGCATGGAGAACATGACCAGAGACAGGCAGCCCGTGCCAGGTAGCCCAGCACTGCTGCAGGGTTGGGCCTTAAACTGAACAGACCAGACTCCTCCCCCAAGTGAAGCCCCCGTGGGCTGAAGGCCAAGCTTAGGTTCTTGGTAAATGGACCTTTAGGTTATTTGCACTACACTTTTGGACCAGCATGATTGTGGGGTGCAGGGGAAATTCGTCTTGGGGGTCAATTGCCTTCAGGAGACAAAGAATGTTTGGGATGGTAGCTTCAATGCCTATCATCTCAGGTTGATTTCTGTGGCCTAGAAAGGGTCTTTTTTGGGTAGGGCCAGCCCACAGTGAAACCAGCAGCCTCCGAGGGCCTGCAGCCCACACAGTGACTAAAATATGGTATGTTATGGGAACTACTCACTCGGGCTGGGCCACTAACTAGGAGGAGGGAAACTGAGACATGAGGCAGATACCTAGGTTTGGAAAGGGATAGGTTTAGCTCAGTCCCCTAACACCCCTACCCCAAGCTGTCGGTTGAGGTGTGCGGTGGACAGGAACTAAGCAGCCTGGGGTGGGACACAGCCCCGGCCCCTGCCGGGGTACAGCTCCCTTCCCCCATGTCCTGAGGAGCCCTCCTGCCTGGGAGCTTGTTCTCCAGAGGGTGCTGGGTCCAAAGTAGCCACAGTCAAGTGCTCCCACCCCACTGGCCTGGTTACAGGGTCCTTACATGGGGGAGGAGAGGCACGCCCCACTTCCCTTCCCATCCCTCTGTATTTGCTACTATTTAGCACTCTTAACACCTGCCAATAAAGATTGTCTACACTGAACCTAGTACCATGCTTTTCCTGGGAGAAGGACCTTCCACAGTCTGTGGgatctgtggctgcttcccccaGCCTGAGTCTGGCTTGTATTATGGGAGGGGACATTTGGAGGGCAGGGTCTGAGTCCTGGGCTGTAGCTGGGGAATGttcctccttcccccaacacCAGCCCAGCTTGGCAACTGTCCTAGGAGCCCCTGTCCACACAGGTTTGACTTGCCCCTGGACATCACCTCAGCAAGTCTCTTGCTAGAGAGCAAATATTTCACTGTTTCCTACCTGGAGTCCTAAGGACCCTGGACCTGGCCTCACACTCCAGTGCTCAGGGCTGCTTGaccccagccctgctcacccTTCCCTAACCCTTCCCAGGAAGCAGGTGGAGAGCAAGGAGGGTGAGTCTGGACTGGAGACCCCCGCCTAGTGGTGGCAGCTGGGACTGGGGGGCTTCTAGGGCCCGCAGAGCC harbors:
- the TENT5B gene encoding terminal nucleotidyltransferase 5B — its product is MMPSESGAESPDRAAEQVETAAASAVATAAPAGGGPDPEAASASLGRHLSGLSWPQVKRLDALLSEPIPIHGRGNFPTLSVQPRQIVQVVRNSLEEQGLRVHGVRLHGSAASHVLHPESGLGYKDLDLVFRVDLHSEASFQLTKEVVLACLLDFLPAGVSRAKITPLTLKEAYVQKLVKVCTDTDRWSLISLSNKSGKNVELKFVDSVRRQFEFSVDSFQILLDSLLLFSQCSSTPMSEAFHPTVTGESLYGDFAEALDHLRHRVIATRSPEEIRGGGLLKYCHLLVRGLRPRPSTDVSALQRYMCSRFFIDFPDLAEQQRMLERYLEAHFSGADSARRYACLVTLHRVVNESTVCLMSHERRQTLDLIATLALQALAEQGPVAAASLAWRSPVPDGVLPATVNYYVTPVQPLLSRAHASYPTWLPCN